A genome region from Flavobacterium sp. CFS9 includes the following:
- a CDS encoding YaiO family outer membrane beta-barrel protein has product MRWGYYLAVLLLVSITVTGQESNIDETLTSARSEAEQSRYDKALSLIDPLLKKYPENEDIKTFAGRIYSWKKEYKTAIQTLSPMADRVNPNPDALLAIINVYYWTEDFEKCISYCDRYLTVDVANVDILKIKVTCLEKLGRDKEALEIIEKASVNENSTQAFKALRTLIDRKTKNAVSVSYLNISTSNPGQEPLHYGYVEYVHKFGKSALVGRANMGHIGNDTQVMFEADYYQTFAKKDYLYVNAGVSTGETIFPVAKFGAEYYFRPQKRFDYALGARYMHFETDDVTLLTGQISYKTGANTIAYRPYYDTGNALFSHVLSFQHTNEEKEQVVRFEVQYGNVPYLYLYSNFVQPLKAYRAGVQYQHRLGNSFFVRPIFLYEYEEYLPNEYRNRFNAQIIITKRF; this is encoded by the coding sequence ATGAGATGGGGGTACTATCTGGCAGTCCTGTTGTTGGTTTCGATTACTGTCACGGGACAGGAAAGTAATATTGATGAAACTCTGACAAGTGCAAGGAGCGAAGCAGAGCAGAGTCGTTATGACAAAGCGCTATCATTAATTGATCCTTTGCTTAAAAAATATCCTGAAAATGAAGATATAAAAACTTTTGCGGGACGTATTTACAGCTGGAAAAAAGAGTATAAAACAGCCATACAAACATTGTCTCCAATGGCAGATAGGGTTAACCCAAATCCGGATGCTCTGTTGGCCATCATAAATGTGTATTACTGGACAGAAGATTTTGAGAAATGTATATCCTATTGCGACCGATATCTGACAGTTGATGTTGCGAATGTTGACATCTTAAAAATAAAAGTGACCTGTCTTGAAAAACTGGGCAGAGACAAAGAAGCACTGGAGATTATCGAAAAAGCATCCGTAAACGAAAATAGTACTCAGGCCTTTAAAGCGCTGCGTACACTTATTGATCGTAAGACTAAAAATGCAGTTTCGGTTTCATATTTAAACATTTCGACTTCAAATCCGGGGCAGGAGCCATTACATTACGGTTATGTTGAGTATGTGCATAAATTCGGTAAATCAGCTCTTGTAGGACGTGCTAATATGGGGCATATCGGGAACGATACTCAGGTAATGTTTGAGGCAGATTATTATCAGACTTTTGCCAAAAAAGATTATTTGTATGTAAATGCAGGAGTTTCAACAGGCGAAACGATATTTCCAGTGGCAAAATTTGGTGCCGAATATTATTTCAGACCGCAAAAAAGATTCGACTATGCTTTGGGAGCGAGATATATGCATTTTGAAACCGATGATGTAACCTTGCTTACCGGACAAATTTCTTATAAAACCGGAGCAAATACAATTGCTTACAGACCGTATTATGATACAGGAAATGCGTTATTTTCTCATGTTTTAAGTTTCCAGCATACAAATGAAGAAAAAGAACAAGTAGTAAGATTCGAAGTTCAGTACGGAAATGTGCCGTATTTATATTTGTACAGCAATTTTGTACAGCCTTTGAAAGCATACAGAGCAGGAGTGCAGTATCAGCATCGTTTGGGCAATTCATTTTTTGTACGCCCCATTTTTCTGTATGAATATGAAGAATATCTGCCAAACGAATACAGAAACAGGTTTAACGCTCAAATAATTATCACGAAACGATTTTAA
- a CDS encoding efflux RND transporter periplasmic adaptor subunit — MKIYSSIIFLFLCLVSCQSDKKEQQSTKVLTPGNSIQLSDAQIKNAKLVAGYPEERTVKGILQLQGTVTVPPKSVVTVSIPLGGYIKKTDLMAGMHVRKGQVLAVVEDMQYIQLQQDYLTAKEKFQLAQSEFNRQKELNAKKASSDKLFEQTATEMQTQHIYMSSLAQKLRLLGINVKTLSASTISKTVAIHSPINGLVAKINVNVGKYISPTDMLFELIEMSDIVLTMNVFEKDIQLLSVGQTVTAFTNANPSKKYKARIAYINQSLNDDRAAEVICKVNQYESSLIPGLFINAEAEFNNEKAITVPEDAVVRWQGKFFVFSVSTNGIYKMVPVETGSSADGYRQIKSSIIDESSKIVIKNAYTLLMSFMNKGDQ, encoded by the coding sequence ATGAAAATATATAGCAGTATCATCTTTCTTTTTCTATGCTTGGTTTCCTGCCAGAGCGACAAAAAAGAACAACAGAGTACAAAAGTACTAACACCCGGAAACAGTATTCAATTAAGCGATGCACAGATCAAAAATGCAAAATTGGTTGCTGGGTATCCTGAAGAAAGAACCGTAAAAGGAATATTACAGCTTCAGGGAACCGTAACGGTGCCTCCAAAGAGTGTGGTAACAGTGAGTATTCCTTTAGGCGGTTACATCAAAAAAACAGATTTAATGGCAGGTATGCATGTTAGAAAGGGACAAGTATTGGCGGTAGTCGAGGACATGCAATACATACAATTGCAACAGGATTATCTTACCGCGAAAGAAAAATTTCAGTTGGCTCAAAGTGAGTTTAACCGTCAGAAAGAGCTTAATGCTAAGAAAGCAAGTAGTGATAAGCTGTTTGAACAGACTGCAACTGAGATGCAGACACAACACATTTATATGTCATCGTTAGCCCAAAAACTGAGGTTGTTAGGAATCAATGTTAAAACACTAAGCGCTTCTACTATTAGTAAAACGGTTGCAATTCATTCGCCAATAAATGGTTTGGTCGCGAAAATTAATGTGAATGTGGGGAAATACATTTCACCAACCGATATGCTTTTTGAGTTAATCGAAATGAGTGACATTGTCCTGACGATGAATGTTTTTGAAAAAGACATACAGCTGCTTTCAGTCGGGCAGACCGTTACGGCTTTCACCAATGCGAATCCGTCTAAAAAGTATAAAGCAAGAATTGCTTATATCAATCAAAGTCTAAATGATGATCGCGCGGCAGAAGTAATCTGTAAAGTAAATCAGTATGAAAGCTCGTTAATACCGGGACTTTTTATTAATGCCGAGGCAGAATTTAATAACGAAAAAGCCATTACGGTTCCGGAAGATGCTGTGGTAAGATGGCAGGGTAAATTCTTTGTCTTTTCGGTAAGTACAAACGGAATCTATAAGATGGTTCCGGTAGAAACCGGTTCTTCAGCTGACGGATATCGACAGATAAAATCATCTATTATAGATGAATCTTCGAAAATTGTAATTAAAAACGCTTATACACTTTTAATGAGCTTTATGAATAAAGGAGATCAGTAA
- a CDS encoding TonB-dependent receptor, which yields MTKLKLIFSAVMLLVMGNIFAQITTSTLSAKVNDGTSPLSGAEVTLTHLPTNAVYKAVTDKQGRFSFENLNAGGPYELEIKSAATKDYSNAQIHLALGDNDLPVIVVGKADNNVLEEVVITSSKPSSKNNGTNINEKQVNGLPLINRGIQDVTKLVPQSSNNSFAGTNFRYNNVTIDGSINNDAIGFSPSLGGQSGTSGMPGSSTRSNSISLDAIQDIQVYIAPYDIKLGNFLGGSVNAVTRSGSNTITGSIYSYGRNAAITGRNNAGDGSKMPNSFGDYQIGFRLGLPIVKDKLFFFTNMEYAERTDPIFYNAGQTDSNGKLTSLVDNTTAQQISDFVKTNYGFDTGTFGSYNNFAKSQKFFNKLDWKINEKHSLSLRNNTVISQASNLERDAANFRFSSMDFTQKNQSVSTVLELKSHFNSQWSNSFIASYSAIKDYRDPKSGNLMFPQTEIGYNGGTIFLGNDREATVFNMKQNTAEITDNLTYKTGNHTLLFGTHNEFYDINYGFVNALNGRVSYKSLADFYNKLPTRVRGTYPFDGSSRDQIFNNPYAQFKVNLYSVYVQDEIRIGNKLKVTPGVRIDYTDLPNKPKLSPQVQNSPADPNYGNTYSYTPLNQIKNNFFSTALVSPRIGFTYNVDEDKTLVIRGGSGVFTGRIPFAWLGYAYYNDGVGYGSYDKNNLTPAQVAAAGDPLATNGLNGYHDATPKVQADLVDNKFKMPAVLRNSLAIDKIINGYKFTTEGIYTKVIRDLEFQQVNKTDNPTYFSYDTNHQMPIYAANINPAFSNAYLLSNTNKGYRYSITEMVSKTYDFGLNFMVAYTYGNSKDITNGIRNSMESNFQMNQSLTPNNPQLATSNFNIKHRIVSNVGYAVKVADNNMFSANVYFNAQSGNPFSWGFVNSTIAGTGQAAGLAYIFKDAAEAAKYIGVNAAGVPSATAAQQVADYEAFINGNDYLKSRRGNFTERNGATTPWNIQADLKLMDEIKIAKAGTLQLSFSIANVGNLINKDWGRSYFVPNTYNSTANLGLTKTGNLGGVATGDPTYTFQKPSTSPYTVDQLASRFQGQFGVRYTF from the coding sequence ATGACAAAACTAAAACTCATTTTTTCGGCTGTAATGCTTCTTGTTATGGGAAACATTTTTGCTCAGATTACTACCTCTACATTATCTGCAAAAGTTAATGATGGTACAAGCCCGCTTTCAGGTGCAGAAGTTACTTTAACACATTTACCTACTAACGCAGTATACAAAGCTGTAACTGACAAACAAGGTAGATTTAGTTTCGAAAATTTAAATGCCGGCGGACCTTACGAATTAGAGATTAAAAGTGCCGCTACCAAAGACTACTCTAACGCACAAATACACTTGGCACTTGGCGATAATGACCTGCCGGTAATAGTAGTTGGCAAAGCAGACAACAATGTGCTGGAAGAAGTTGTAATTACAAGTTCTAAACCTTCTTCAAAAAATAACGGAACGAATATTAATGAAAAACAGGTCAATGGTCTTCCGTTAATCAATCGCGGAATTCAGGATGTGACAAAATTAGTTCCGCAAAGTTCCAACAACTCTTTTGCAGGTACCAATTTCAGATACAACAACGTTACGATTGACGGTTCGATCAACAATGATGCGATCGGTTTTAGTCCGTCTTTAGGAGGTCAATCGGGAACTTCAGGAATGCCGGGAAGCAGTACACGTTCTAATTCTATAAGTCTTGATGCGATACAGGATATTCAGGTTTATATTGCGCCTTACGATATTAAATTAGGAAACTTTCTAGGCGGAAGCGTTAATGCCGTGACCAGAAGCGGCAGCAACACTATTACGGGATCGATTTACAGTTACGGAAGAAACGCAGCCATTACAGGCCGTAACAACGCCGGTGACGGTTCTAAAATGCCAAATTCTTTTGGTGATTATCAAATTGGTTTCAGATTAGGCTTACCGATCGTAAAAGATAAATTGTTCTTCTTTACCAATATGGAATATGCCGAAAGAACAGATCCTATATTTTACAATGCGGGTCAAACCGATTCTAATGGAAAACTGACTTCATTGGTAGACAATACTACCGCACAGCAAATCTCAGACTTTGTAAAAACAAACTACGGATTTGATACCGGAACTTTCGGTTCGTACAACAACTTTGCAAAAAGTCAGAAATTCTTCAACAAATTAGACTGGAAAATTAACGAAAAACATTCGTTATCGTTACGAAACAACACTGTTATTTCGCAGGCATCCAACTTAGAGCGCGATGCAGCAAACTTCCGATTTTCAAGTATGGATTTCACGCAAAAAAACCAATCTGTCAGTACAGTTTTAGAGCTTAAAAGCCATTTCAACAGTCAATGGTCCAACTCGTTCATTGCAAGCTACTCAGCTATCAAAGATTATCGCGACCCAAAATCAGGCAATCTCATGTTTCCGCAAACCGAAATTGGGTATAACGGCGGAACCATCTTTTTAGGGAATGATCGTGAGGCAACAGTATTCAACATGAAACAAAATACTGCCGAAATCACAGACAACCTTACCTATAAAACCGGAAACCACACGTTATTGTTTGGTACACACAATGAGTTTTACGACATCAATTACGGTTTTGTAAATGCTCTTAACGGAAGAGTATCTTACAAATCTCTGGCAGATTTCTATAACAAACTTCCAACGCGAGTTCGCGGAACCTATCCTTTTGACGGTTCTTCAAGAGACCAAATCTTCAACAATCCTTATGCACAGTTCAAAGTAAATCTTTACAGTGTTTATGTACAGGATGAAATTAGAATTGGCAACAAACTTAAAGTTACTCCTGGTGTCAGAATAGACTACACAGACTTACCTAATAAACCAAAATTAAGCCCACAGGTACAAAACTCTCCTGCTGATCCAAATTATGGTAACACTTATTCGTACACTCCGTTAAATCAGATTAAAAACAACTTTTTCAGTACGGCTTTAGTTTCTCCAAGAATTGGATTTACGTACAATGTAGACGAAGACAAAACACTTGTTATTCGTGGCGGATCCGGAGTATTTACAGGAAGAATTCCATTTGCCTGGTTGGGATATGCTTACTACAATGATGGTGTAGGTTACGGAAGTTATGACAAAAACAACCTTACTCCGGCACAGGTTGCGGCGGCCGGAGATCCTTTGGCAACCAACGGATTAAACGGATATCACGATGCAACACCAAAAGTACAGGCCGATTTAGTTGACAATAAATTTAAAATGCCGGCGGTATTGAGAAATTCACTTGCAATCGATAAAATCATCAACGGTTATAAATTTACTACCGAAGGAATTTACACCAAAGTAATTCGTGATCTGGAATTTCAACAAGTGAATAAAACGGATAACCCGACTTATTTTTCTTATGATACGAATCACCAGATGCCAATTTATGCTGCTAATATAAACCCGGCTTTTTCGAATGCTTATTTATTATCCAACACCAACAAAGGATACCGATACAGCATTACCGAAATGGTTTCGAAAACATACGATTTTGGTCTTAATTTTATGGTGGCTTATACGTATGGAAATTCTAAAGATATTACTAATGGAATACGTAACTCAATGGAAAGTAACTTTCAGATGAACCAATCACTAACACCAAATAATCCTCAATTAGCAACATCCAACTTCAACATCAAGCATCGAATCGTTTCTAATGTTGGGTATGCCGTAAAAGTGGCTGACAACAACATGTTCTCAGCAAATGTATATTTCAATGCTCAATCCGGAAATCCGTTTTCGTGGGGATTTGTAAACTCAACTATTGCAGGAACCGGTCAGGCGGCAGGATTGGCCTATATCTTCAAAGATGCAGCAGAAGCCGCGAAATACATTGGAGTAAATGCAGCAGGAGTTCCTTCGGCAACCGCAGCACAACAGGTGGCAGATTATGAAGCCTTCATTAATGGAAATGATTATTTGAAAAGCAGAAGAGGAAATTTCACAGAAAGAAACGGTGCCACTACACCATGGAACATACAAGCTGATTTGAAACTAATGGATGAAATTAAAATTGCCAAAGCGGGTACTTTACAGCTTTCCTTCAGCATAGCAAATGTTGGAAACCTTATCAACAAAGATTGGGGAAGAAGTTATTTTGTTCCGAACACCTACAATTCAACGGCAAATCTTGGTTTAACAAAAACTGGAAACTTAGGCGGAGTTGCTACTGGCGATCCAACTTATACGTTCCAAAAACCTTCGACATCTCCTTATACTGTAGATCAGTTAGCCTCTAGATTCCAGGGACAATTTGGAGTGAGGTATACGTTCTAA
- a CDS encoding glycosyltransferase family 2 protein has translation MTFFNQEIAFFVHTYLILILAYAILIMSSYLILAYLSAKELRDYLKRNSFIDYDVLLTSGLAPKLSLIAPAYNEGFTIEENVKSLLSLNYNQYEVIVVNDGSKDNSMELLIHTYDLVLTELSFHQQIETKKIRGLYTSRNAAFKKLIVVDKENGGKADALNAGLNIAQNPYVVCIDVDCILDKDSLLKLAKPFLESNEQRIIATGGVVRIANQCIIKNGRLIEVNVPDVMLSRIQVLEYLRAFLLGRMAWGRLDGLLLISGAFGAFDKEIALLSGGYSTKTVGEDMELVVRMRRYMLENKLPYSVRYIPDPLCWTEAPEDFKIFKKQRSRWMRGTIETLGFHKKMFLNPKYKLLGMLSIPYWTLFEFLAPGIEFTGLLITIVFFAFGLLNWHFFFLLLLFVYAFAIFFSVIALYSEERTYHKYPKQTDFFKLLMAAFIEPFYFHPLAVYAALVGYKEKVLGTKGWGEMTRKGFTKKE, from the coding sequence ATGACATTTTTTAATCAAGAAATAGCATTTTTTGTCCATACTTATTTAATTCTGATATTGGCTTATGCGATATTGATTATGTCGTCTTATCTTATATTGGCCTATCTCTCCGCAAAGGAATTAAGAGATTATTTAAAAAGAAACAGTTTTATAGATTATGATGTGCTCTTAACGAGTGGATTGGCTCCTAAACTTTCTTTGATTGCCCCTGCATACAATGAAGGTTTTACTATTGAAGAAAATGTAAAATCACTACTTTCCTTAAACTATAATCAATATGAGGTAATTGTGGTGAATGACGGAAGTAAAGACAATTCGATGGAGTTGTTGATTCATACTTACGACCTTGTTCTTACGGAGCTTTCTTTTCATCAACAGATTGAAACAAAAAAAATCAGAGGACTTTATACTTCCAGAAATGCTGCTTTTAAAAAGCTAATTGTAGTGGATAAAGAAAATGGGGGTAAAGCCGATGCGCTTAATGCGGGACTGAATATCGCACAGAATCCGTATGTAGTTTGTATTGATGTGGATTGTATTCTTGATAAAGATTCGCTTCTTAAACTGGCAAAACCATTTTTAGAATCCAATGAACAGCGTATTATTGCAACTGGCGGTGTCGTTCGTATTGCAAATCAGTGTATTATTAAAAACGGACGTTTGATTGAAGTGAATGTTCCGGATGTAATGTTGTCCAGAATACAGGTTTTAGAGTATTTAAGAGCTTTTCTTTTAGGAAGAATGGCTTGGGGAAGATTAGACGGTTTATTGCTTATCAGCGGGGCTTTTGGTGCTTTTGATAAAGAAATTGCTTTACTGTCGGGAGGTTACAGCACCAAAACTGTGGGGGAAGACATGGAACTGGTCGTAAGAATGCGCCGTTATATGCTCGAAAACAAACTGCCATATTCAGTGCGATACATTCCTGACCCGCTTTGCTGGACAGAAGCTCCGGAAGATTTTAAAATATTCAAAAAACAACGCAGCCGCTGGATGAGAGGAACGATTGAAACCTTAGGTTTTCATAAAAAAATGTTCTTAAATCCTAAATATAAATTGTTGGGAATGCTAAGTATTCCGTATTGGACTTTATTTGAATTTTTGGCTCCCGGTATTGAATTTACTGGTCTTCTTATTACCATTGTTTTTTTTGCATTTGGACTGCTCAATTGGCATTTTTTCTTTTTGCTGTTGTTATTTGTGTATGCCTTTGCCATTTTCTTTTCGGTTATTGCTTTGTACAGCGAAGAAAGAACGTACCATAAGTACCCCAAACAAACCGATTTTTTCAAACTTTTGATGGCTGCTTTTATCGAACCTTTTTATTTTCATCCTTTAGCGGTTTATGCTGCTTTAGTAGGGTACAAAGAAAAAGTTTTAGGGACAAAAGGCTGGGGGGAAATGACCCGAAAAGGTTTTACCAAAAAAGAATAG
- a CDS encoding response regulator transcription factor, protein MRIVLAEDNDILRKSLSFFLESKGYNVDQFSDGKDALGAIKNNSYDLILTDINMPGISGMEITQYVRQTLNLDIPVIILTSSGVEQTELDSFDIGANEFIAKPVSPAVLLVRINKLLNVRA, encoded by the coding sequence ATGAGAATAGTTTTAGCCGAAGATAATGATATCCTACGCAAATCATTATCATTTTTCTTAGAGTCGAAAGGATATAACGTTGACCAGTTTTCTGATGGTAAAGACGCACTCGGAGCTATTAAAAACAATAGCTATGATCTGATCCTTACAGACATAAATATGCCTGGCATAAGCGGAATGGAAATTACGCAGTATGTAAGGCAGACTCTTAATTTAGATATTCCGGTAATTATACTTACTTCGTCAGGGGTTGAGCAAACTGAACTTGATTCTTTTGACATTGGAGCAAACGAGTTTATTGCAAAACCTGTAAGCCCGGCTGTGCTTTTGGTAAGAATTAATAAGTTGCTAAATGTACGTGCCTAA
- a CDS encoding ATP-binding protein has product MKTSKFPIPVNESERLAALKRYNILDTLPDHAFDDATKLVSYICDVPIAHISFIDESRQWFKSEIGIGVSEVPREISFCQYTILESKMVEINDTFLNERFKDDPNVTGGFKVRFYAGVPLTTPDGYNIGTLCAIDHVTKELNEDQRNALRIVAKHVISQLELGTKNIELDRQKKIAEKAVLAKDSFLANMSHEIRTPLNGIIGFTDLLAQTKLDAVQRDYINSVQIAGENLLLIVNDILDLSKIDSGNLTIEAMPFHLKSTLKHVYNLLKIKASKEVEFNLFLDADLPEIIIGDEGRLNQILVNLIGNALKFTHEGEVTVSVKVMEQTEDYYSLKFSIKDTGIGIPAEKLKTIFERFTQAEDSTTRRFGGTGLGLNIVKQLIELQDAEINVKSQENRGSEFFFVINYKKTDYIQETAEEVSGESLGKLKILLCEDNVLNQKLAKSVIENFGFELEIAENGEEGIELLSKKEYDLVLMDLQMPVKDGYQTTDYIRNEMNSSIPIIAMTAHSLVGEQERCYNVGMDGYVPKPFKQPVLLEAIRAVMNSEYKVTRKRKVNLSFIDEMACGDLNFRQDMIHLFIEKIPTEEILLQEAFKNNDFLKVKNLAHNMRSSMDLFMLDDLSNCLAVIEEEARIEKFTNETADKVNIFHSGIIEVIKYLKEL; this is encoded by the coding sequence ATGAAAACTTCCAAATTTCCAATACCGGTCAACGAATCAGAGCGTTTAGCTGCTCTGAAACGTTACAATATACTTGATACACTCCCTGATCATGCTTTTGATGACGCAACCAAATTAGTGTCCTATATCTGTGATGTGCCAATAGCTCATATTTCCTTTATAGACGAGAGCAGACAATGGTTTAAATCTGAAATAGGGATTGGCGTTTCTGAGGTACCTCGTGAAATTTCTTTTTGTCAGTACACTATTTTAGAATCTAAAATGGTGGAAATAAATGATACTTTTTTAAATGAGAGATTTAAAGACGATCCTAATGTTACGGGTGGTTTTAAAGTTCGATTTTATGCCGGTGTACCGCTGACAACACCGGACGGTTATAATATCGGAACGTTATGTGCTATTGATCATGTTACAAAAGAACTGAATGAAGATCAGCGAAATGCACTCAGAATTGTAGCAAAACATGTAATCAGCCAGCTGGAATTGGGAACAAAGAATATTGAACTTGACAGACAGAAAAAGATTGCAGAGAAAGCCGTTCTGGCAAAGGACAGTTTTTTGGCCAATATGAGCCACGAAATCAGAACGCCTTTGAACGGTATTATTGGTTTTACGGATCTTCTTGCACAGACCAAACTCGATGCTGTTCAGCGTGACTATATCAACAGTGTGCAGATAGCAGGAGAAAATCTGCTTTTAATTGTCAACGATATTTTGGATCTGTCTAAAATAGATTCCGGTAATCTGACCATAGAAGCCATGCCTTTCCATTTAAAAAGCACTTTAAAGCATGTTTATAATTTGCTTAAAATAAAAGCTTCTAAAGAGGTGGAATTCAATCTTTTCCTGGATGCCGATTTGCCGGAAATTATTATTGGAGACGAAGGAAGATTAAATCAGATATTGGTGAATTTAATAGGCAATGCACTTAAGTTTACTCATGAAGGAGAAGTCACGGTCTCAGTAAAAGTGATGGAACAAACAGAAGATTATTACTCGCTTAAATTCTCTATTAAAGATACAGGTATTGGGATTCCTGCCGAGAAACTGAAAACTATATTTGAACGTTTTACTCAGGCGGAAGATAGCACTACAAGAAGATTTGGAGGAACCGGTTTAGGGCTTAATATTGTAAAACAATTAATTGAATTACAAGATGCTGAAATTAATGTAAAAAGTCAGGAGAACAGAGGATCGGAATTTTTCTTTGTCATTAATTACAAAAAAACAGATTACATTCAGGAAACAGCCGAAGAAGTATCCGGAGAAAGTCTGGGTAAACTAAAAATACTGCTTTGCGAAGACAATGTTTTAAACCAGAAACTGGCCAAAAGTGTCATTGAGAATTTTGGTTTTGAATTGGAAATAGCTGAAAACGGAGAAGAAGGCATCGAGCTTTTATCAAAAAAAGAATACGATTTGGTATTGATGGATCTTCAAATGCCGGTTAAAGACGGATATCAGACTACGGATTATATTCGAAATGAAATGAATTCGAGTATTCCGATTATTGCCATGACGGCACATTCGCTTGTAGGCGAACAGGAACGTTGTTATAATGTAGGGATGGATGGTTATGTTCCAAAACCGTTCAAACAGCCCGTACTTTTAGAAGCCATAAGGGCAGTAATGAATTCGGAGTATAAAGTTACTCGTAAGAGAAAAGTGAATTTGTCCTTTATTGATGAAATGGCATGTGGTGATTTAAACTTCAGGCAGGATATGATCCATCTTTTTATCGAAAAAATCCCGACCGAAGAAATTTTACTTCAGGAAGCATTTAAAAACAATGATTTTCTAAAAGTAAAGAATTTGGCACATAACATGAGATCCAGCATGGACTTGTTTATGTTGGATGATCTCAGTAATTGTTTAGCTGTAATTGAGGAAGAAGCCAGAATTGAAAAATTTACAAATGAAACAGCAGATAAGGTAAATATTTTTCATAGTGGCATAATTGAAGTAATTAAATATTTAAAAGAACTATGA